TATGTCAATGGTAGGGTCGACAAAGCTAATGTTGTTGATACTGGTGGCAAAACGTGTCCCATTAGGCCCAGTACATGAATTGCTCGGGCAGGGTAGTGTGTTGATGGATAGTGTAAAAAACAAAGGAGTTGTTATCTTGTGTGGCACGTCAACAGGGTGGTTTTTATCAGCCAAGCTTTTGAGTTTACTGGTAAAGTGAACTGATGCGTTGGTGTCGTTATGGGAAGGAAGATTAGGCAACGAAGTAGGGGTTGAACTAGAATTTCTGTTGTATCGGAGTAATGCGGTGGTGGTTGTGTTGTCGTAGGGAATTCTAGCCCCGGCAACATAGGCTTTAGCAGCAATGTAGTAGTTGTTGGGGCTTTGGTCGGCATTTAACAAGAGATCAATAGTTTGCCCTGGAGATATGGTTACATAATCTGTTGAAAATGGCTTGGTATAGCTAGCATCTGAGCCTACAACCGTGACGTTGTGATTGGCAATGGCGAAAAACATCATCTCCTGCACGGCAGAGTTGATTAGTCTGAGCAGGTAGGTTTTGCCGTAATCAACTATGAGCTTGAATGTGTCTGGTTTTGAGCAAGGATAGAGATCGCCGGGTTGACCATTGATGAGGTAAGCATCTGAATTATTAGGGTCCCCACCACTTTGAATCGTTTCATCGTAAATTTGTCCAATATCTTCCTTCCACCATTCTCCTACAATTTTCAAATATAACGATTTGCAGAACAATAAGGATCGTAATTTGGAAATGTTTATATAGAAATcacttatattcatatataaGCTCTTTTACGAGAAATCCTTTCATTAGAATAGAACACAtcgaaatttttaattaataaaaatacaagtaaaaaaattccaaaaaaataaacctTTTTAACTTTAGCAACCAACATTGTCACAagagtttttaattatttaaaagcGCTAGCTATCCTATAAGCGGTTTTGGAAGATTGAATTGATTTGCATACCCAAGATGATTGGTAATTCTGCGTGAGGCTTGGTAAAAGGGTAAGTGGCTCCCTTCTTGGGGTATATGACTATAGCACCGTGGACGGTGGCTCGATCCCACTCACTGTGAGCATGCCACCATAGGGTCCCTTCCTCTGAGGAAAATATAAT
This region of Malus domestica chromosome 07, GDT2T_hap1 genomic DNA includes:
- the LOC103420805 gene encoding laccase-15-like: MSILISLQLVVGLLLSTVGIFHCQALSPRYTFVVEETSYKRLCSTKNILTVNGQFPGPTLYARAGDTVIVDVYNKGNRNITLHWHGVKQPRNPWSDGPNYITQCPIQPGARFTQTIIFSSEEGTLWWHAHSEWDRATVHGAIVIYPKKGATYPFTKPHAELPIILGEWWKEDIGQIYDETIQSGGDPNNSDAYLINGQPGDLYPCSKPDTFKLIVDYGKTYLLRLINSAVQEMMFFAIANHNVTVVGSDASYTKPFSTDYVTISPGQTIDLLLNADQSPNNYYIAAKAYVAGARIPYDNTTTTALLRYNRNSSSTPTSLPNLPSHNDTNASVHFTSKLKSLADKNHPVDVPHKITTPLFFTLSINTLPCPSNSCTGPNGTRFATSINNISFVDPTIDILQAYYFHVNGAFGTRFPNFPPLLFNFTAQDLPLYLQTPKQATEVKILEYNSTVEIVFQGTNLVGGDDHPMHLHGFSFYVVGRGLGNFDKDKDPLTYNLVDPPLQNTIAVPINGWTTIRFKADNPGVWFMHCHLDRHMSWGMDMTFIVKNGKGPGAQMLPPPQGMPPC